Proteins found in one Nymphalis io chromosome 4, ilAglIoxx1.1, whole genome shotgun sequence genomic segment:
- the LOC126781627 gene encoding uncharacterized protein LOC126781627 isoform X2 — MALCVCKCLNISLESDNFEEIIDIGKLDLSLTEQRDIFFSEKLLLCPSKSLKSHVVQPALIGHRIVGRYNIESCLACGQTTHAILHEKNTVLILKSIQTSVEHINDLKKSENFSPVFNLLVPEVTNDIEMKENVDTNNQMISDKNGCSPSIQVIGTLRKQLNQTLQSQLEAIEETVRQFRDQKYAEYEAYRERAQRDHKILSSIVSKSRNTAEKDNWANNSTLDNGPPSPLLPPLQRRRLSSIKDAKKFNQNVKTTQIPHEEDSLDAEDIFDLEGMDSRNYMASDQDDYDSDRSNDEGIHIVRSRGVADADIARSLPINMPKFPMERPSVRDVDDFEEPADIAASIKALARSVHGDVFELPRPRFSTQI, encoded by the exons ATGGCTCTCTGTGTTTGTAAATgcttaaatatatctttagaaAGTGataattttgaagaaataattGATATCGGAAAACTGGATTTATCTTTGACGGAACAAAGGGATATTTTTTTCAGTGAG AAGTTACTTTTATGCCCTTCCAAATCATTGAAAAGCCATGTGGTTCAGCCGGCTTTGATTGGACACCGTATTGTTGGTCGCTACAATATAGAATCATGTCTTGCATGTGGGCAGACTACACATGCAATATTACATGAAAAGAATactgttctaattttaaaatcaattcaa actTCAGTGGAACACATAAATGACTTGAAAAAATCAGAGAATTTCTCaccagtatttaatttattagtgcCAGAAGTAACAAATGATATTGAAATGAAAGAGAATGTTGATACAAATAATCAAATGATTAGTGATAAAAATGGCTGCTCTCCATCTATTCAAGTGATTGGAACACTGAGAAAGCAACTTAATCAAACACTGCAATCACAACTAGAAGCTATAGAAGAAACTGTAAGGCAATTCAGAGATCAGAAATATGCAGAATATGAAGCTTACAGGGAAAGGGCTCAGAGAGATCATAAAATTTTGTCTAG TATTGTTAGTAAGTCACGCAACACTGCTGAAAAAGATAATTGGGCAAATAATTCAACCTTAGACAATGGACCACCTTCACCTCTTTTACCACCTCTGCAAAGGAGAAGATTATCTTCAATTAAAGATGCtaaaaaattcaatcaaaatgtaaag ACGACTCAAATACCGCATGAAGAAGATTCTTTAGATGCTGAGGATATTTTTGATTTAGAAGGAATGGATTCTAGAAACTACATGGCATCGGACCAGGATGATTATGATTCTGACC GAAGTAATGACGAAGGTATACACATAgtgcgatcccgtggcgtcgcCGACGCCGACATCGCCCGCTCGCTTCCTATTAACATGCCCAAATTTCCAATGGAAAGACCGTCAGTGAGGGATGTCGACGACTTT GAGGAGCCGGCCGACATCGCGGCCAGCATCAAGGCGCTGGCGCGCTCCGTGCACGGCGACGTGTTCGAGCTGCCGCGCCCGCGCTTCTCCACGCAGATCTAG
- the LOC126781627 gene encoding uncharacterized protein LOC126781627 isoform X1 — protein MALCVCKCLNISLESDNFEEIIDIGKLDLSLTEQRDIFFSEKLLLCPSKSLKSHVVQPALIGHRIVGRYNIESCLACGQTTHAILHEKNTVLILKSIQTSVEHINDLKKSENFSPVFNLLVPEVTNDIEMKENVDTNNQMISDKNGCSPSIQVIGTLRKQLNQTLQSQLEAIEETVRQFRDQKYAEYEAYRERAQRDHKILSSIVSKSRNTAEKDNWANNSTLDNGPPSPLLPPLQRRRLSSIKDAKKFNQNVKTTQIPHEEDSLDAEDIFDLEGMDSRNYMASDQDDYDSDQGSNDEGIHIVRSRGVADADIARSLPINMPKFPMERPSVRDVDDFEEPADIAASIKALARSVHGDVFELPRPRFSTQI, from the exons ATGGCTCTCTGTGTTTGTAAATgcttaaatatatctttagaaAGTGataattttgaagaaataattGATATCGGAAAACTGGATTTATCTTTGACGGAACAAAGGGATATTTTTTTCAGTGAG AAGTTACTTTTATGCCCTTCCAAATCATTGAAAAGCCATGTGGTTCAGCCGGCTTTGATTGGACACCGTATTGTTGGTCGCTACAATATAGAATCATGTCTTGCATGTGGGCAGACTACACATGCAATATTACATGAAAAGAATactgttctaattttaaaatcaattcaa actTCAGTGGAACACATAAATGACTTGAAAAAATCAGAGAATTTCTCaccagtatttaatttattagtgcCAGAAGTAACAAATGATATTGAAATGAAAGAGAATGTTGATACAAATAATCAAATGATTAGTGATAAAAATGGCTGCTCTCCATCTATTCAAGTGATTGGAACACTGAGAAAGCAACTTAATCAAACACTGCAATCACAACTAGAAGCTATAGAAGAAACTGTAAGGCAATTCAGAGATCAGAAATATGCAGAATATGAAGCTTACAGGGAAAGGGCTCAGAGAGATCATAAAATTTTGTCTAG TATTGTTAGTAAGTCACGCAACACTGCTGAAAAAGATAATTGGGCAAATAATTCAACCTTAGACAATGGACCACCTTCACCTCTTTTACCACCTCTGCAAAGGAGAAGATTATCTTCAATTAAAGATGCtaaaaaattcaatcaaaatgtaaag ACGACTCAAATACCGCATGAAGAAGATTCTTTAGATGCTGAGGATATTTTTGATTTAGAAGGAATGGATTCTAGAAACTACATGGCATCGGACCAGGATGATTATGATTCTGACC AAGGAAGTAATGACGAAGGTATACACATAgtgcgatcccgtggcgtcgcCGACGCCGACATCGCCCGCTCGCTTCCTATTAACATGCCCAAATTTCCAATGGAAAGACCGTCAGTGAGGGATGTCGACGACTTT GAGGAGCCGGCCGACATCGCGGCCAGCATCAAGGCGCTGGCGCGCTCCGTGCACGGCGACGTGTTCGAGCTGCCGCGCCCGCGCTTCTCCACGCAGATCTAG
- the LOC126781624 gene encoding cysteine--tRNA ligase, cytoplasmic, which yields MSKRTQPSWSPPSSGEERPVLKLFNSLTRQKEKFVSSNGNRVNWYSCGPTVYDASHMGHARSYISFDILRRVMSNYFGYDILYVMNITDIDDKIIKRARQNYLYEKYLKEIKNLNETIDDATAVVNFYEDVVKETTDPDKKNTMQKMLDNIASAVKVLKEAVELNDHEKIKSAKCEMLNSAKDPISEWLDKKFGSTVKDNAIFTALPKYWENEFHNDMKALNILPPDVLTRVSEYIPQIISFIQKIIENGLAYESNGSVYFNVSEFDSKDRHHYARLVPEAYGDTKSLQEGEGDLSDDTAEKRSPNDFALWKRSKAGEPSWESPWGAGRPGWHIECSAMASDVCGSSLDIHTGGVDLKFPHHDNELAQSEAHFDKPGWVKYFLHTGHLTIAGCKMSKSLKNFVTISEALKRHTARQLRFAFLLHGWKETLDYSENTMEMAIQTEKLFNEFFLTVKDALRSGYDEGSGGTWGPEEQLLSAKLSNAKQQVHRALCDNIDTRAALDALRELVGAAHVFLRSTAPRSAPLLAAAARYVTDVLHVFGAVEGPRGLIGFPVSDVGDVCLEEAVMPYLEALGTFRAAVREAARGAGGAGGAGGAGGAGGVLALCDALRDDVLPELGVRLEDKADRTVVKLVSKEELMREREEKKKQEAEKQRKKQELLEAQKAKEEQKKIPPTEMFKKETDKYSKFDDKGLPTHDKEGKELSKGLVKKLQKIQQAQEKKYNEYLATVNNC from the exons atgtcgaAAAGAACTCAACCAAGTTGGTCACCTCCTTCCAGTGGAGAAGAAAGACctgtattaaaactatttaacagTCTAACACGACAGAAAGAGAAATTTGTAAGTTCAAACGGCAATCGTGTAAACTGGTACAGCTGTGGTCCTACCGTATATGATGCGTCCCACATGGGGCACGCTAG GTCATATATTTCTTTTGATATTTTGAGACGTGTTATGTCTAATTATTTTGGGTATGATATCTTATATGTTATGAATATTACTGATATtgatgacaaaataataaaaagagcaAGACAAAATTATCTGTATGAGaaatatttgaaagaaataaaaaatctaaatgagACTATAGATGATGCAACAGCAgttgttaacttttatgaaGATGTAGTAAAGGAAACTACAGATCCAGATAAGAAAAACACAATGCAAAAAATGTTGGATAA tatTGCATCTGCTGTGAAGGTACTAAAAGAGGCTGTGGAATTAAATGatcatgaaaaaattaaatcagcTAAATGTGAAATGTTGAATTCAGCAAAAGATCCAATATCTGAGTGGTTAGATAAAAAGTTTGGTTCAACTGTTAAAGATAATGCCATTTTTACTGCACTACCTAAATACTGGGAGAATGAATTTCACAATGATATGAAGGCACTTAAT ATTTTACCGCCAGATGTTTTAACAAGAGTTAGTGAATATATTCCACAaatcatttcattcattcagaAGATAATTGAGAATGGACTAGCTTATGAATCAAATGGTTCTGTATATTTCAACGTTAGTGAATTTGATAGCAAGGACAGGCATCACTATGCCCGATTAGTACCTGAAGCATACGGAGACACAAAATCATTGCAAGAAGGGGAAG GTGATCTCAGTGATGATACGGCTGAGAAAAGATCTCCAAATGACTTCGCTCTCTGGAAGCGTAGTAAAGCCGGTGAACCATCATGGGAGTCACCATGGGGTGCAGGTAGGCCAGGTTGGCACATTGAATGTTCAGCGATGGCATCTGACGTGTGCGGTTCAAGCTTGGACATTCATACAGGCGGTGTTGATCTCAAATTTCCCCATCATGACAATGAATTAGCTCAAAGTGag GCGCATTTCGACAAGCCCGGCTGGGTTAAGTACTTCCTTCACACAGGACATCTCACAATAGCTGGCTGTAAGATGTCTAAGTCATTAAAGAACTTTGTAACTATCTCCGAAGCCTTAAAGCGTCACACTGCGAGACAATTACGGTTTGCTTTTCTCCTGCATGGCTGGAAGGAGACTTTAGACTACTCAGAAAATACAATGGAGATGGCCATACAGACTGAAAAATTGTTTAAT GAGTTCTTCTTGACGGTAAAAGATGCCCTGCGAAGCGGCTACGACGAGGGCAGCGGTGGCACGTGGGGACCCGAGGAGCAGCTCCTGTCGGCCAAACTCAGCAATGCGAAGCAACAAGTCCATAGAGCCTTGTGCG ACAACATCGACACGCGCGCGGCGCTGGATGCGCTGCGCGAGCTGGTGGGCGCGGCGCACGTGTTCCTGCGCAGCACGGCGCCGCGCAGCGCCCCGCTGCTGGCGGCCGCGGCGCGCTACGTCACGGACGTGCTGCACGTGTTCGGCGCCGTGGAGGGCCCGCGCGGCCTCATCGGCTTCCCGGTGTCCGACGTCGGCGACGTATGC TTGGAGGAGGCGGTGATGCCGTACCTGGAGGCGCTGGGCACGTTCCGCGCGGCGGTGCGCGAggcggcgcggggcgcgggcggcgcggggggcgcgggcggcgcgggcggcgcgggcggcgtgCTGGCGCTGTGCGACGCGCTGCGCGACGACGTGCTGCCCGAGCTGGGCGTGCGGCTTGAGGACAAGGCCG ATAGAACAGTTGTGAAGCTCGTGAGTAAAGAAGAATTAATGAGAGAGCGAGAGGAGAAGAAAAAACAAGAAGCTGAAAAACAGAGAAAGAAGCAGGAGTTGTTAGAAGCTCAAAAGGCTAAGGAGGAGCAGAAGAAAATACCACCCACGGAAATGTTTAAGAAGGAAACCGACAAATATTCTAAGTTCGATGATAAG GGCTTGCCGACACACGACAAAGAAGGTAAAGAACTAAGTAAAGGATTGGTcaaaaaattgcaaaaaatacAACAAGCTCAAGAAAAAAAGTACAATGAATACCTCGCAACTGTCAACAACTGCTGA